CAACCACTGCCTGTCACCGTGATTGCTAAAATGCTGGGGGTGCCAACTGAAGATCGCGATCGGCTTAGGGAATGGTCGGACGATCTAGCCTCTTGCTTAGATCCGATGATGTCAGTAGATATTTTTGAACATCTCAATAAAGTAGTTTTGGAGTTTACGGATTACCTCCGCAGCCTAGTTGCTAAACGGCGTCAGTGTAGGCAGGATGACCTGATCGGCGCTCTAATTGCAGTTAGGGAAGAAGGTGACAAACTAAGCGAAGATGAGCTGTTAGCTACATGCATACTGTTGTTTGCCGCTGGTCAAGAAACTACGGTAAAACTGATTAGCAATGGTATGCTCGCTTTGCTGCGTCACCCCGATCAAATGGAAAAGCTGAAACAAGAGCCGACGCTAATCCAAGATGCTGTTGAAGAATTGTTACGCTACGATAGCCCGGTACAGATTACTGTCCGAACAGCGATTGAAAACGTCGAAATTGACAACAAGATAATCCAAAAGGGTCAGCAGGTTCTTGTCTGCACGGGAGCAGCAAATCGGGATCCAGTTCAGTTTCCTGACCCCGATAAACTAGACATCACTCGACCAAAGAGCCGTCATCTTAGCTTTAGCTACGGTATCCACGCCTGTTTGGGAGCCACGCTTGCACGCGTCCAGGCGCAGATCGCTATCAATACGCTCATTCAAAGAATGCCCGAGTTGAAACTCCGAACAGACACACTGGAGTGGCAAGAAAAAATCATTCTACGCGGACTAAAGGCTCTCCCTGTGTCCTTTAAGATTTGAGCTAAGAACGCTAGCCAGTGAATTAAGAACCAAACTCAAGGATGTACAACAGAGCGATGAAGCGATGAAACATTTTAGATATTCTTCAACTCCAACTAGAACAAGCAGTCAATCTTGCGTAACTATGCAAGGCTCTAATAAAACAAAAGAGGAGAAGGATTGAGATGGAATCCATTGCAATTATCGGGATTGGTTGCCGTTTTCCCCGTGCCAAGAATCCAGAGACGTTCTGGCAGCTTCTGCGCGACGGAGTGGATGCCATTAGCGAAGTTCCAGCCCAGCGATGGGACATAGATGCTTTCTACGACCCGAACCCAGCAACACCGGGCAAAATGAGTACACGCTGGGGCGGCTTTCTGGAGCAGGTGGATCAGTTTGATACCCAATTTTTCGGGATTGCCCCACAAGAAGCCCATAGCATGGATCCCCAGCAGCGGCTTTTGCTGGAGGTGGCTTGGGAAGCACTGGAAGACGCAGGGCAGATACCGGAACGCTTAGCGAACACGTCCACAGGTGTGTTTGTCGGAATCTCGACCTACGATTACAGTGAGCTTCTTTTAAAGGCGAATGCCATTGGCAATGCCTATACGGGATCGGGCAACACCCAAGCTATTGTAGCCAACCGCCTCTCCTATTTTTTTAATTTCCACGGACCAAGCATGGCCGTTGATACCGCTTGCTCCTCCTCGCTTGTCGCTGTTCACCTCGCCTGCAATAGTATATGGCAAGGGGAGTCTACCCTAGCCTTAGTTGGGGGCGTGAATTTGCTCTTGTCGCCAGTGATTACCATCAATTTCACCAAAGCTGGGTTCATGGCAAACGATGGGCGTTGTAAAACCTTTGATGCCCGAGCCAATGGCTATGTTCGTGGTGAGGGAGCTGGTGTTATCGTTCTTAAACCTTTGTCGCAAGCGCTGAGCGACGGCGATCCCATTTATGCAGTTATCCGTGGCAGTGCAGTAAACCAGGACGGGCGTACCAATGGGCTTATGGCTCCCAATCGTTGGGCGCAGGAGGCTGTTCTGCGACAAGCTTACCGAAAAGCTGGAGTCCAGCCGAGTCAGGTTCAATATGTAGAGGCCCACGGGACCGGCACCTTACTGGGAGACCCAATGGAGATGAAAGCGCTGGGAGCCGTGTTATCCAGCGAGCGCCCCTCTTTTAAACCCCACTGTGCTGTAGGTTCGGTCAAAACAAATATTGGACACTTAGAGGCAGCAGCGGGTATTGCTGGGCTGATTAAAGTAGCCCTGTCGCTCAAACATCGGCAAATACCGCCTAGCCTGCATTTCCAGAAGCCAAATCCCTACATTCCTTTCGAAGACCTTCTTCTGCGCGTTCCACAAACTCTGGAGCCTTGGCCTGAGACATCGAGTACGGCGATCGCTAGTGTGAGTTCTTTTGGCTTCGGAGGTACCAATGCCCATGTGGTTCTGGAGTCGGGACCAGAAGAAAGTCAAAAGGCAAAAGGCAAAAGCAAAAACAAACAAGTAATCGAAAGTCCTCTGCACCTTCTGACCCTGTCAGCGAAAAGTGAGCAGGCACTTTTGGATCTGGCGTGTCGTTATCAAGCACTCTTAGCTGACCATCCAACAGAGTCTCTAGCGGATGTTTGTTTCACGGCTAATACCGGGCGAGCGCAATTTGCTCACCGTCTGGCAATCGTAGCTAAATCTAACGAGGATCTAACCGAGCAACTGAGTGCTTTCGCCAACGGTGACAAGCCAGTGGGTCTAGTGAATGGTCATGTGCAGGACAGGAAGCGCCCGCAGATAGCATTTCTATTCACCGGACAGGGTGCTCAGTACTTTAGCATGGGACGCCAGCTCTATGATACCCAGCCCACGTTTCGTAGAGCTCTAGAGCGATGCGACGAACTGCTTCGACCTTTTTTGGAACAGCCGCTCCTGTCAGTTCTCTTTGAGAAATCTGATGATTCCAAAATATTGTTAAGCCAAACAGTTTATACCCAGCCAGCTCTGTTTGCCTTGGAGTATGCGCTTGCCGAATTGTGGTGCTCTTGGGGAATTGTGCCCGATATCGTCATGGGACACAGCGTGGGGGAATACGTGGCTGCTTGCGTGGCTGGGGTGTTGAGTCTGGAAGATGGACTTCAACTCATTGCTGAGCGTGGGCGTCTGATACAGGCTTTGCCTGAAGACGGGATGATGGCTGCCGTGTTTGCAGATGAAGCACGGGTAGTATCTGCCATAGATCCGCATAAGTCGCGGATCGCCATCGCTGCTATTAACGGTCCTAATAATATCGTGATTTCAGGAAACCGAGCAACTGTAGAGGCTGTGCTGAAGCAGTTGCATGCTGAGGGAATTAATGCTCGTCCCTTGCAAGTTTCTCACGGCTTCCATTCACCACTGATGGAACCCATCCTCGACAAATTCGAGCATCTGGCTAGTCAAGTGCAGTTTGCCGCCCCTCGCATTCCATTGGTATCGAATCTAACTGGTCAGATTCTACCGACTGGGGAAATTCCTGACGAGACTTACTGGCGGCGACACCTTCGGGAAACAGTGCAGTTTGCCGCTGGGATGCATACCTTAGCTGACCAGGGCTATAACCTGTTTATTGAGGTAGGTCCGCATCCTACTTTGTTGGGTATGGGGAAGCACTGCTTACCTCCAGACAGTAGTACTTGGTTGCCTTCGATGCGTAAAGGCCAAGACGACTTGTGGGTGCTTTTAAACAGTTTAAGTGCCTTATATATCAAAGGTACCAATGTAAATTGGGTGGGATTTTATCAAGACTACCAACTTTTTAAGATTTCTCTGCCAACCTATCCCTTTCAGCGCAAACGTTATTGGGTTGAATCTGTCGCAACTATGAATGGAAATCAATTAGTTACAAAAACATCTAATCCTCAGGTTGACATAGCATCTAAAATCACATCGGGAGACACAATATCAACAACTAAACAGAAAGACAGCATTCAGTCAATATTGCGTTCTTCAATAGCGCGATGGCTGCAATTGGCTCCAGATGAAATAGATATTTATGCATCTTTTTTGGAAATGGGGGCTGATTCAATCATCCTTTTAGACATTGTTCGAAGTCTTGAAAACACTTTTAGAGTTAAGGTTGAAATTCGCCAGTTGTTTGAAGAGTTAACAACCATTGATACCCTGTCCACCTACATTGAGCAAAATCTATCCCCAGAGTGGGATTCAGTAAGCTTTTCTCAATCTGAATTAGAGCCTAAAGTAAATTCCCAACAGCCCGAGATGGAAGCTATCAAATTATCTCAACAATTGCTAACAGCTTCTCATCCACCTGTAGCCGTACCTACAGATAAAGTAGTGGACAAACAAGATGGGCGATCGGTGTCTGAGACTGTGCTAGAAGGAATTATCGGGCAGCAGATTCAATTGATGTCTCAACAGTTGGAACTCTTACGCAACGACCGTCTACAGTCCCCAACAACCACTACTGCGTCCCCTAACTATGTATCAAATCCAACAAATTCAAATCTACCTGTCGCTAAATCTTCTTCGTCTGTTCAACCAAAATCACCGGGACAGAAAGACGGTTTGATCCCCATTCAGCAGGAATATTTAAGGACGTTTATAGCACGTTATACTAAGCGCACTCAAGGGTCAAAAAGACACAAACAAACGTACCACCCTGTCTTAGCAGACAAAAGAGCTGCATCCGCATTTCGTCTTTCTACCAAAGAGATGGTTTATCCCATCGTTGGCAAGGGTTCAATGGGTTCTAAATTCTGGGACGTAGATGACAACGAATATATAGATATTTCAATGGGATTTGGTGTCCATCTGTTTGGTCACCGAGCTTCCTTTATTATGGAGGCGTTGGAAGAGCGGATCGAGGAAGGCATACAAATTGGTCCCCAATCGAATTTGGCAGGCGAGGTAGCGCAGTTAATCTGTGAACTGACAGGCATGGAGCGAGTAACGTTCTGTAATACAGGCACAGAAGCAGTGATGACAGCAATGCGCTTGGCTCGTGGAGTGACAGGGCGCACAAAGATTGCTCAATTTGCAGGAGCTTATCATGGTCAGTCTGACGGTACTTTGGTCGAACCATCTATAACTGCAGACGGAAAAGTACAGGCGACACCACTCAATGGTGTGTCCCCCCATGTTAGCGAGGAAACTCTGGTACTAACTTATGGCGATCCCCGTTCCCTCGACATCATCAAAGCCCACGAGAAAGAACTAGCTGCTGTTTTAGTGGAGCCTGTGCAAAGTGGCCGCCCTGATATACAGCCTAAAGAGTTTCTCCAAGAGTTGAGGCAATTGACGAAAGCCGCTGGCATAGCATTAATTTTCGACGAGGTAATCACAGGTTTCCGTCTCCATCCTGGCGGTGCCCAGGCATGGTTTGGTGTGGAAGCAGACATAGCCACCTACGGCAAAGTAGTTGGTGGCGGAATGCCAATTGGCGTCGTGGCTGGTTCGGCAGCGTACATGAACGCAATTGACGGCGGCGCGTGGAACTATGGAGATGATTCGTCTCCTGAAGCCGAAACCATATTTTGCGGAGGAACTTTTAACAAGAATCCTTTGACCACGGCTACCGCCTGGGCTGTACTCAAGTATCTTAAAGAACAAGGACCTACGTTACATCAGAATTTAAATCGGCGGACATCACAGTTAGCTGAAACACTAAATGCTTACTTTAAGCAAGAGAATGTACCCATCAAGATGGTTTATTGTGGGTCGGTGTTTCGTTTTAGCATTTCGGGTAATGTCACTGATGTGTACACGACCTTGGAAATGGATCTGTTTTTCTATCACCTAATTCATAATGGAGTCTACACTTGGGAAGGACGGAGATTTTTTCTGTCCACAGCCCATACCGATGAAGATATAGACTTCATTATTAGGGCTGTTAAGAAGAGCGTGGAGGAAATGCGAGCGGGGGGCTTCTTGTTGCCAAAGGACAAGCAGCGTTCTCAGGAAGTACTTAGTAGTGCTATAACTTCAGATACTTTTCAGACGCGTGATGAAGCAGCAAATCACAAAAATGGTAAAGCTACCCAAACTGAGGCACCAGAGCAACTTCGGTTTGTCGCCCAGACCAAACAAGAGACATCGAGCGCAGATACCGATTTTTCGTTGCCAGCAATAGTACCTGCACCCAAGGAGCGACACCTCCCTTTTCCCTTAACCGACATTCAGCAAGCATACTGGCTAGGGCAAAGTAGGGGTTTTGAGATGGGTAACGTGATGGCCCACAGCTACTACGAGTTTGAAGTTGTCGATTTGGATATAGAACGATGCAACCAGGTTTTGCAAAGGTTGATTGAGCGGCACGAGATGCTGCGGGCTATTGTGCTACCAGACGGTCAGCAAAAAATTCTAGAGCAGGTGCCAACTTATCAAATTGAGGTTTTTGACCAGCGTGGCAAAGACCCGCAAGAGGTCAAATCCCAGTTGGCGTCTATTCGTGAGCGCATGTCCCAACAAGGACCAACGACTGACCAATGGCCCTTATTCGAGATTCAAGCTCACCGCCTAGACGATCGACTTGTTCGGATTCATCTTAGCATCAGCTTGATGATCGTAGATGGTCGAGCAGACTCGGTAATGACCCAAGAGGCTGTAATATTATATCAGAATCCTGATGCTTTCCTTCCTCCTATAGACCTGTCATTCCGAGACTATGTCTTAGCATTGAATACCTTAGAAAATTCAGAAGAGTACCAACGCTCCTTGCAGTATTGGAAGAACCGTTTCTCAACGCTTCCTCCTGCGCCAGAGTTGCCCCTAGCTAAAAATCCTGCTTCTGTGTCACATCCGCAATTTGTGCGCCGGAATGCGAGATTGGAACCAAAGATTTGGCTGCAGTTGAAAACTCGAGCTATCAGAGCGGGTTTGACACCCACAGTCGCACTGTGTGCTGCCTATTGCGAGGCTCTTGCTGCTTGGAGCAAAACTCGTCATTTTACTTTAAACATCCTGTTTTTCAACCGTCTGCCCTTGCATCCTCAGGTTAACGACATCATAGGGAACTTTAGCTCAACCATCTTGCTAGAAGTGGACAACTTCTCAGAGATCCCCTTCGTAACCCGAGCTAAGCGCCTTCAAAGCCAACTCTTAACTGACCTTGAACGCAGTGATGTTAGTGGTGTTCGAGTCCTGCGGGAACTAAATCGCGTTGAAACCAGGACTTCAAGAGCCGCGATGCCTGTCGTATTTGCCAGCAGTCTTAACTTGAATTCAAACAGTGAAGAAACTCCCAATAGCCCTGTGTCGGGTAAAGAGATCTACAGTTGCCTCCAGACACCACAGGTTCAGCTGGATCATGAAGTTTACGAACAAGATGGGGCTCTCGTCTGTAACTGGGACGCTGTAGAGGAACTGTTTCCTGCGGGGCTTTTAGACGATATGTTCAGCGCCTACAGTCTTCTTCTGCATCGTTTGGCTGAAGAGGAAGAAGTCTGGCAAGAGACGGTTCCACAACTGATGCCACCTGCACAGCAAGAACAGCGTTTGACCATTAACGCTACCTCGGCTCCCGTACCAGCCGACATGCTTCACACCTTATTTGCGGCGCAGGTCTCCCAACAACCGCGTCAAACAGCCGTGATTTCTTCCAAAAAAATTCTAACTTATGAGGAGTTGTATTATCGCTCCAATCAGGTGGCGCACTGGCTACGGCGGTTGGGGGCTCGCCCTAACCTACTGGTGGCGGTAGTTATGGAGAAAGGTTGGGAGCAGGTGGTAGCCGTATTGGGAGTTCTCCAGTCCGGGGCTGCCTACCTGCCCATTGACCCTGCACTTCCTAAAGAGCGTCTTTGGTATCTTCTGGCTCAGAGTGAGGTCGGGCTGGTACTGACCCAATCCTGGATCGACGATAACCTAGAATGGCCTGAGAGCGTCCAGCGACTTTGTGTAGACAGCAAGGACTTGGAGAAAGTAGACAATCACCCCTTAGAGGTAGTTCAGAAACCGGAGGATCTGGCTTACGTTATCTTTACATCAGGCTCAACAGGTCTGCCCAAGGGTGTGATGATCGACCATCGCGGCGCAGTTAACACAATTTGCGACATCAACCAGCGTTTTGGCATCGGCCCTGAGGATCGTTTACTGGCGCTGTCCTCCTTAAGTTTTGACTTGTCGGTCTACGACATCTTCGGCATACTGGCTGCGGGAGGGACAATTATCATCCCTGATGCCTCAGTTGTGCGGGACCCGGCTCACTGGGCGGAGTTGCTAGTACGGGAAAAAGTCACGATTTGGAATTCGGTGCCAGCCCTGATGCAGATGTTGATAGAATATTTGGGTGGTCGATCCAAAATGCCTCCTTGCCCACTGCGTCTAGTCCTTCTGAGTGGGGATTGGATCCCGGTGGTCCTTCCAAATCAGATCGAAGCTCTATCTGAAGGCGTTCAGGTAATTGGTCTCGGAGGTGCCACTGAGGCCTCTATATGGTCTGTCCTACATCCTATTGAAGAGGTTGATTCTGCTGGGAACAGCATTCCCTATGGTAAGCCAATGGTGAACCAGCGCTTGTACGTACTCAACTCGGCGCTGGAACCTTGTCCCAATTGGGTTGTAGGTCGTCTCTACATCGGGGGCATTGGACTGGCTATAGGTTACTGGCGGGATGAGGAAAAAACCAAAGCCTACTTTATCAATCATCCTAAAACAGGAGAGCGTTTATACCGTACAGGAGATATTGGTCGCTATCTTCCAGATGGGAACATTGAATTTCTGGGGAGGGAGGACTTCCAGGTCAAAGTTCAGGGCTACCGCATCGAATTGGGAGAAATCGAGGCGGCTCTGGAGCAGCACCGGGCGGTGCGTAATGCAGTAGCAACGGCAGTGGGGGAATTCGATCGCACCAAGCGTCTAGTTGCTTATGTCGTTCCCGATCGGGATTCGGTACCAGATGTAAGTGAACTACGTAGCTTCTTAGCAGAGAAGTTGCCTGAGTACATGGTGCCCTCTGCTTTTGTGCCCCTGGAAGCTCTGCCGCTGACGCCCAACGGCAAGGTGGATCGGAAGGCGCTTCCAATTCCCGAGCAGGTGGTATCCGAACGGGAAAAAGCTTTTGTCGCGCCCAGCGATCCCCTGGAACTTCAGCTTGCACAGATTTGGGAAGACTTGTTACATATACACCCTGTGGGAGTACGGGACAATTTCTTTGACAAAGGAGGTAATTCTCTTCTTGCCGTGCGCCTGATGACCCAGATTCAGAAGCTGTTTGAAAAAGAGCTTTCACTGTCTACGCTCTTACAAAGACCGACTATAGAATGTCTAGCCAGTATATTACGCCAGCAAACGGCTTTCGTACCCCAGTCTTCCTTAGTAGAAATTCAGCCTGCTGGTTCAAAGCCACCTTTCTTCTGCGTACATCCAGTTGGTGGAAATGTACTTTGCTATGTAGATTTGGCACGTCTTTTGGGTCAAGAGCAACCATTTTACGGGCTGCAATCACCGGGTCTTAACGGGGAAAGGGAGCCTTATACCCAGGTTAAGGATATGGCTACTCATTATATTGAAGCACTGCGTACCATTCAACCTGAGGGTCCGTACCTTCTGGGAGGCTGGTCAATGGGAGGCATTGTAGCTTTTGAGATGGCCCAGCAACTGCATAAGCAGAATCAAGAAGTTGCTGCACTCATTTTGCTGGATAGTCGAGCGCCAGTTGGCACATCAAACCTTGATGATGCTAAACTCCTGAGTTGGTTTGTTAGGGATTTAGGGGGTCGGTTTGCCAAAGACCTAACAGTATCTCACGACCAACTCCAGGGGCTTGGACCAGACGAGGGATTGCAATACGTTTTGGAGCAAGCGAGGAAGGCCAATATCCTGCCAGCAGATGTCGGGCTGATGCAAATTCAACGTCTTCTGCAGGTTTTTAAAGCTAACACAAGAGCCATGTGGAGCTACAAGCCTGAGGTCTATCCAAACCGAGTTATTCTCTTGCGGCCTAACGAGATGTTTTCTGAAGATTTCGATAATTTTGGCGACCATACCTTAGGTTGGAGCAAATTTGTTTCTAATCAGATAGAAATCCATACTGTCCCAGGTAATCATTACACGATTCTCGCCAATCCCCACGTTAAGTTCCTGGCAGAACGGTTGAGAAACTACCTCGACCAGGTTAGCGGAAAAACACTTAATTACAAGTAGGATTTACGC
This genomic interval from Scytonema hofmannii PCC 7110 contains the following:
- a CDS encoding cytochrome P450; this translates as MNLTDNNSKNIFSSRERRDASFARAVTFNPFLPEFRVDPYPFYHRLRSEDPVHMSFMGVWVITRYSDAIAVLRDSRFSADMRRWGKYQDIRFREKQGQISQLGQTNSKWILFLDPPDHTRLQRLVIKAFTPQVVEGLRPYIQEVVNEKLNQVRSSGVMDIVADLAQPLPVTVIAKMLGVPTEDRDRLREWSDDLASCLDPMMSVDIFEHLNKVVLEFTDYLRSLVAKRRQCRQDDLIGALIAVREEGDKLSEDELLATCILLFAAGQETTVKLISNGMLALLRHPDQMEKLKQEPTLIQDAVEELLRYDSPVQITVRTAIENVEIDNKIIQKGQQVLVCTGAANRDPVQFPDPDKLDITRPKSRHLSFSYGIHACLGATLARVQAQIAINTLIQRMPELKLRTDTLEWQEKIILRGLKALPVSFKI
- a CDS encoding hybrid non-ribosomal peptide synthetase/type I polyketide synthase, with translation MESIAIIGIGCRFPRAKNPETFWQLLRDGVDAISEVPAQRWDIDAFYDPNPATPGKMSTRWGGFLEQVDQFDTQFFGIAPQEAHSMDPQQRLLLEVAWEALEDAGQIPERLANTSTGVFVGISTYDYSELLLKANAIGNAYTGSGNTQAIVANRLSYFFNFHGPSMAVDTACSSSLVAVHLACNSIWQGESTLALVGGVNLLLSPVITINFTKAGFMANDGRCKTFDARANGYVRGEGAGVIVLKPLSQALSDGDPIYAVIRGSAVNQDGRTNGLMAPNRWAQEAVLRQAYRKAGVQPSQVQYVEAHGTGTLLGDPMEMKALGAVLSSERPSFKPHCAVGSVKTNIGHLEAAAGIAGLIKVALSLKHRQIPPSLHFQKPNPYIPFEDLLLRVPQTLEPWPETSSTAIASVSSFGFGGTNAHVVLESGPEESQKAKGKSKNKQVIESPLHLLTLSAKSEQALLDLACRYQALLADHPTESLADVCFTANTGRAQFAHRLAIVAKSNEDLTEQLSAFANGDKPVGLVNGHVQDRKRPQIAFLFTGQGAQYFSMGRQLYDTQPTFRRALERCDELLRPFLEQPLLSVLFEKSDDSKILLSQTVYTQPALFALEYALAELWCSWGIVPDIVMGHSVGEYVAACVAGVLSLEDGLQLIAERGRLIQALPEDGMMAAVFADEARVVSAIDPHKSRIAIAAINGPNNIVISGNRATVEAVLKQLHAEGINARPLQVSHGFHSPLMEPILDKFEHLASQVQFAAPRIPLVSNLTGQILPTGEIPDETYWRRHLRETVQFAAGMHTLADQGYNLFIEVGPHPTLLGMGKHCLPPDSSTWLPSMRKGQDDLWVLLNSLSALYIKGTNVNWVGFYQDYQLFKISLPTYPFQRKRYWVESVATMNGNQLVTKTSNPQVDIASKITSGDTISTTKQKDSIQSILRSSIARWLQLAPDEIDIYASFLEMGADSIILLDIVRSLENTFRVKVEIRQLFEELTTIDTLSTYIEQNLSPEWDSVSFSQSELEPKVNSQQPEMEAIKLSQQLLTASHPPVAVPTDKVVDKQDGRSVSETVLEGIIGQQIQLMSQQLELLRNDRLQSPTTTTASPNYVSNPTNSNLPVAKSSSSVQPKSPGQKDGLIPIQQEYLRTFIARYTKRTQGSKRHKQTYHPVLADKRAASAFRLSTKEMVYPIVGKGSMGSKFWDVDDNEYIDISMGFGVHLFGHRASFIMEALEERIEEGIQIGPQSNLAGEVAQLICELTGMERVTFCNTGTEAVMTAMRLARGVTGRTKIAQFAGAYHGQSDGTLVEPSITADGKVQATPLNGVSPHVSEETLVLTYGDPRSLDIIKAHEKELAAVLVEPVQSGRPDIQPKEFLQELRQLTKAAGIALIFDEVITGFRLHPGGAQAWFGVEADIATYGKVVGGGMPIGVVAGSAAYMNAIDGGAWNYGDDSSPEAETIFCGGTFNKNPLTTATAWAVLKYLKEQGPTLHQNLNRRTSQLAETLNAYFKQENVPIKMVYCGSVFRFSISGNVTDVYTTLEMDLFFYHLIHNGVYTWEGRRFFLSTAHTDEDIDFIIRAVKKSVEEMRAGGFLLPKDKQRSQEVLSSAITSDTFQTRDEAANHKNGKATQTEAPEQLRFVAQTKQETSSADTDFSLPAIVPAPKERHLPFPLTDIQQAYWLGQSRGFEMGNVMAHSYYEFEVVDLDIERCNQVLQRLIERHEMLRAIVLPDGQQKILEQVPTYQIEVFDQRGKDPQEVKSQLASIRERMSQQGPTTDQWPLFEIQAHRLDDRLVRIHLSISLMIVDGRADSVMTQEAVILYQNPDAFLPPIDLSFRDYVLALNTLENSEEYQRSLQYWKNRFSTLPPAPELPLAKNPASVSHPQFVRRNARLEPKIWLQLKTRAIRAGLTPTVALCAAYCEALAAWSKTRHFTLNILFFNRLPLHPQVNDIIGNFSSTILLEVDNFSEIPFVTRAKRLQSQLLTDLERSDVSGVRVLRELNRVETRTSRAAMPVVFASSLNLNSNSEETPNSPVSGKEIYSCLQTPQVQLDHEVYEQDGALVCNWDAVEELFPAGLLDDMFSAYSLLLHRLAEEEEVWQETVPQLMPPAQQEQRLTINATSAPVPADMLHTLFAAQVSQQPRQTAVISSKKILTYEELYYRSNQVAHWLRRLGARPNLLVAVVMEKGWEQVVAVLGVLQSGAAYLPIDPALPKERLWYLLAQSEVGLVLTQSWIDDNLEWPESVQRLCVDSKDLEKVDNHPLEVVQKPEDLAYVIFTSGSTGLPKGVMIDHRGAVNTICDINQRFGIGPEDRLLALSSLSFDLSVYDIFGILAAGGTIIIPDASVVRDPAHWAELLVREKVTIWNSVPALMQMLIEYLGGRSKMPPCPLRLVLLSGDWIPVVLPNQIEALSEGVQVIGLGGATEASIWSVLHPIEEVDSAGNSIPYGKPMVNQRLYVLNSALEPCPNWVVGRLYIGGIGLAIGYWRDEEKTKAYFINHPKTGERLYRTGDIGRYLPDGNIEFLGREDFQVKVQGYRIELGEIEAALEQHRAVRNAVATAVGEFDRTKRLVAYVVPDRDSVPDVSELRSFLAEKLPEYMVPSAFVPLEALPLTPNGKVDRKALPIPEQVVSEREKAFVAPSDPLELQLAQIWEDLLHIHPVGVRDNFFDKGGNSLLAVRLMTQIQKLFEKELSLSTLLQRPTIECLASILRQQTAFVPQSSLVEIQPAGSKPPFFCVHPVGGNVLCYVDLARLLGQEQPFYGLQSPGLNGEREPYTQVKDMATHYIEALRTIQPEGPYLLGGWSMGGIVAFEMAQQLHKQNQEVAALILLDSRAPVGTSNLDDAKLLSWFVRDLGGRFAKDLTVSHDQLQGLGPDEGLQYVLEQARKANILPADVGLMQIQRLLQVFKANTRAMWSYKPEVYPNRVILLRPNEMFSEDFDNFGDHTLGWSKFVSNQIEIHTVPGNHYTILANPHVKFLAERLRNYLDQVSGKTLNYK